The Phocoena sinus isolate mPhoSin1 chromosome 17, mPhoSin1.pri, whole genome shotgun sequence genome contains a region encoding:
- the CA3 gene encoding carbonic anhydrase 3, translating to MAKEWGYADHNGPDHWHELYPIAKGDNQSPIELHTKDIKHDPSLKPWSASYDPGSAKTILNNGKTCRVVFDDTYDRSMLRGGPLTAPYRLRQFHLHWGSSDDHGSEHSVDGVKYAAELHLVHWNSKYNSFGSALKQPDGVAVVGIFLKIGHEKHEFQLLLDALDKIKTKGKEAPFPNFDPSCLFPACRDYWTYHGSFTTPPCEECIVWLLLKEPITVSHEQMAKLRSLYSSAENEPPVPLVRNWRPPQPVKGRVVKASFK from the exons ATGGCCAAGGAGTGGGGCTACGCCGACCACAATG GTCCTGACCACTGGCATGAACTTTACCCGATTGCCAAGGGAGACAACCAGTCGCCCATTGAATTGCACACTAAAGACATCAAGCACGACCCTTCCCTGAAGCCATGGTCAGCATCTTATGACCCTGGCTCTGCCAAGACCATCCTGAACAATGGGAAGACCTGCAGGGTGGTATTTGATGATACTTATGACAGGTCAA TGCTGAGAGGTGGTCCTCTCACTGCACCCTACCGGCTTCGCCAGTTTCATCTTCACTGGGGCTCCTCGGATGATCACGGCTCTGAGCACAGCGTGGATGGAGTCAAGTATGCAGCGGAG CTTCATTTGGTTCACTGGAATTCAAAGTATAACAGTTTTGGAAGTGCTCTGAAGCAACCTGATGGAGTAGCTGTGGTTGGCATTTTTCTGAAG ataggACATGAGAAACACGAGTTCCAGCTGCTACTTGATGCGCTGGACAAAATTAAGACGAag GGCAAGGAGGCGCCCTTCCCGAACTTCGACCCGTCCTGCCTGTTCCCCGCCTGCCGAGACTACTGGACCTACCACGGCTCCTTCACCACGCCGCCCTGCGAGGAGTGCATCGTGTGGCTCCTGCTGAAGGAGCCGATCACCGTGAGCCACGAACAG ATGGCCAAGCTGCGTAGCCTCTACTCCAGCGCGGAAAATGAGCCCCCGGTGCCCCTGGTGAGGAACTGGCGCCCTCCACAGCCTGTCAAAGGCAGGGTAGTGAAGGCCTCCTTCAAATGA